The region catagatggagaaaccaaagtattccatgacaaaaccaaattcacacaatatctttccacaaatccagcccttcaaaaggataataaatggaaaacaccaacacaaggaggggaattacaccctaaaaaaagcaagaaagtaaatctttaagaaacctaaaagaagatagccgcaccaggcagtggtggtgcacacctttaatcccagcactttggaggcagaggcaggcggatttctgagtttgaggtcagcctggtctacaaagtgagttccaggacagccagggctacacagagaaaccctgtctttaaaaaagtaaaaaagaaagaaagaaagaaagaaagaaagaaagaaagaaagaaagaaagaaagaaagaaagaaagaaaggaaaagaaaaaaaagaaagtagccacaagaacagaatcccaactctaacaacaaaaataacaggaagcaacaattacttttccttaatacaaatgggacctcataaaattgcaaagcttctataaagcaaaagacactgtcaagacaaaaaggccaccaacagattgggaaaggacctttaccaatcctaaatctgttaggggactaatatccaatatatacaaagaactcaagaatacggactccagaaaatcaaataaccctattaaaaatggggtacagagctaaacaaagaattctcaactgaggaataccaaatgctgagagcacctaaaaaaatgttcaacatccttaatcatcaggaaaatgcaagtgaaaacaaccctgagattccacctcatacctgtcagaatggctaaaatcaaaaattcaggtgacagcagatgctggcaaggatgtggagaaagaggaacactcttccattgctggtgggattgcaagctggtacaaccactctggaaatcagtctggcggttcctcagaaattggacatAGATTGGAccggaagattcagcaatacctctcttgggcatattcccagaaggtgttccaactggtaagaaggacacatgctccactatgttcatagcagccttatttataatagccagaagctggaaagaacccagatgtccctcaacagaggaatggatacagaatatgtggtacatttacacattggagtactactcaactattaaaaaaacaatgaatttatgaaattcttaggcaaatggatggatctggaggatatcatcctgagtgaggtaattcaatcacaaaagagcacacatgatatgcactcactgataagtggatattagcccagaaacctagaatacccaagatacaatttgcaaaacacatgaaactcaagaagaaggaagaccaaagtgtggatacttcattccttcttagaatggggaacaaaatgcccatggaaggagttacagagtcaaagtttggagctgagatggaaggaaggaccatccaaagactgccccacctggggatccatcccataaacaaccaccaaacccagacactattgcatatcccagcaagattttgttgacaggaccctgatatagctgtctcttgtgaggctatgccagtgcctggcaaatacagaagtggatgctcacagtcatctattggatggaacacagggcccccagtgaaagagctagagaaagtagccaaggagctgaaggggtctgcaaccctataagaggaacaacaatatgaactaagcagtacctccagagctgtgtctctagttgcattttatgtagcagaagatggcctagtcagccatcagtgggaggagaggcccttggtcttgcgaatattatatgctccagtacagaggaattccagggccaagaagtgggagtgagtgggtaggggagcagggcagggggagggtacaggggactttcgggatagcatttgaaatgtaaatgaagaaaatatctaataaaaaaaaagaagggtcaAATTTAAGGCTTGCCCAAGATACAGAAGGAGTTCACAGTTGGCCCATATGATCATGTGACTTTGCCTCAGGTAAAAACAGAATCTTGAGAACTCAGCTCAGGAATAAAAGCACTTGCCTGATACAGGCAAGATTCCAGCCCCAGAAATTTCAAATTAAAGTCTATAATAATGCCATATTCATGACTCCTCACATGTACCCCGGCCCCAGGAGGCAGTGCTCAGCAGCCCTCTGAATAAGCAGGCCTAGATTTAACatttccaggacaggcagaggccTAAGTTATAGGCTGAGCTGGTTAGGCTAGGTTACAGGCCTAGACAGAGCTGTTATAAGCTGACTAGAAGAGCTGGGAAGTAAGACATAGGGTCAGTGGTAGCTGTCACTAGTATAGACTTTGGATCACCACTTCTTAGTGTTTGGTTGGGAGAAGATGCACCCATTTAACACTAAGAATGGCAAAGcagccgggcatagtggcacatgcctttaatcccagcactcgggaggcagaagcaggcggatttctgagtttgaggccagcctggtctacaaagtgagttacaggacagccagggttacacagagaaaccctgtctcgaaaaacaaaaaacaaaaaacaaaacaaaacaaaaaaaagaatggcaaagCAACTCCTAGACCCTGAGCCATGACCACATATCCACTGTTGTGTGATGATGAACCAGCCAGGGCATCTGCCATGCCACAATAGCATATGGAAACTTCCCACCAACGTCTCCTCGGTGTCTTGTCACCCAGAATTTGTGCAGTTGGAGGCTGTCTCCTCCTCGGTCTCAGCAAGCCCAACCTCGGTGACTGGAAACCTGATGGTGTTCTCCTGTTGTTCCTGCTGCCAAAGAAATGCAAGGTAAACTCCTGCCTCTCAGACACCAAGCAGGGGACTGCATGGCTCTTGGGAACATGAAAAGCTTAGCTGTAGACCATGGAGTTGGCTTCCATAAGCATATGCCAGTTGGAACTTCCTCCCCGACCCAATTATACCTGGAAAGGCTCCAGCTCCCTGGCCACTGGGCCTGAAACACAAGGACATCAAGTCATGggagaggctgaagcaagaggggAGATGGGCACACAGCAATGAAAAACCCACATTCTGGGATTCCAGCTGTGTGATCTACCTCCCAAGTCTGACCCTCTCTAACAGAAGTGAGCTTTGGACATGCGTCAAAACCCACAGGAGGCCCACCAGGTGAAAGAACAGATCCCTGCCCACCTTCCTGGAGGCCAAAGCCAACCACTCACCTGCTATGCAGAGTTAGGGAACCTCCTCACTCCCATGAGCGGGGGCTTAATTTGGGCAGAAAGGGGCATAGGCTACCTGGCCCACCTGCAGAGCCTAGGAAAGAGGCCTCCTGTGCTAGGAGCACCCAGGGCTGAGCACACAGAGGTATGCTTCCTCACTGGCAGAGAGTAGCCTGCCTGGCCATTGTTTTTTGACTCCCTGAAGCATAGACCAGAGCTTCCCGGGTCTGATTTGGTCTACAAGCTGGTCTCTAGAGCCTAGTTCAGCAGGACACAAATGAGACTGgacaatgaaagaaggaaagggagagagggaggggagagggaagaacgGAGGGTCCTAGGGAGACCACCTGAGAGCTGGGCTCTGAGGAAGGGCTCTACCACTAGCTACTGTAGATCCAGACTCTACAAAGACCCTGGGACCCCTCCTGGAGTCCTGAGCCCCGGAAGATGGGCTGTTGCTCACTGGTGTGCAGGTGTCTTCGCTTGTAGATGCAGAATCCAGCTATCCCAGGTCCCACTATAAGTGCCAAAAGGATGAACCCAACGTAGTAGTAGACCAGGGAGGAGCAGGTGGTGTCTGTGCTGCTGGTCCCACGTGTTACTTCCTGTTGAAATGTACTGCACCTAGGAGAGAGAAGTCATGGGACAGGGTAGAAAACCTACACCGTGGAGACAGGTCAGCAGACTGGGCAATGTCAGGGAGCGAGGCAGGGTCCATGCAACTCAGAGCCTATCGGCTGGTGCAACAGCTCTGAGATAGGACTCAGGTCTGTTACAGATTTCAAACCCTTTATGGGGAAATGGAGAAGGGGGGACTGAGGGAGCAGGGTAGAAATGGAAgccaaaaagaagaggaggagggaaggagggaatgagAAAGGGAGGGGTGCTAGTGTCAAATCTGGGGACTGACTGACCTCAGTGAAGAGAGATGGGATAGAGAAGATTAGCTGATGTCCTTCTCTGGGCATCACCCAAGGAAACCTAGCTATCTTCAGAGATCCCAAGTTCTCAGGTTAGCTCTAAGGTCTGAGATCCATACTGAAGGGATCCTGGCTCAAGTGGAGAAGGGGCCTCACCAGGGAACTTCAtgatggtggtttgaatgaaaatggcccccacaggctcatagggagtggcactattaggaacacctccttgttggagtaggtgtggacttTTGGGGGAAACGTGTCATGGGGCTTTGGgatttcagatgctcaagccaggcccagtgtcactcctcctgctgcctgccgatccagatgtagaactcccaactgtgtctctagcaccatgtcttcctgcgtgtcaccatgcttccctccatgatgacaacggactaaccctctgaactgtaagccagccccagttaaatgtttttctctgtaagagttgctgtggtcatggtgtctcttcacagccatagaaaccctgactaagacagtccttACAATCAGCACCCCAGCCCCAACTACAGAAATGTAGGGGAGTCCCATACCCTTGACTTCTTGGTCCTGCAGTCATAGAGTGGGAACTGGCCACAGCCTGTGGAATTCTACCTAAGGTTCCATATTGCTCTGCCTACCCAGGATGCAGCTCAGCTGGGTTTGGCTACTCATCTTCCAGAGGAACAGAGCAGTCTTTTCCCCAGCATCCTAGTCACCTACTTGGTCCAGGGCAGGCATTCCTCCTGAGTCCCTCCGAGTGAGAAGGTCCCTGTTAGGCAGTCAGCACATACAGTGTCCTGGTTGTGAGTACCTGGGAAGTGAAGAGGGGCAAGCAGAGGAGTACTGGGCTCAGGCTTGCAGGGAGCTAGGCTTCCCTGGAGTGGGGCCTGGGAGCTGTCTGATCTGGAGCCTCACAACCCATAATATTCTGTAGCTGGTAGAGGGAGCTGTGGTGGTAGATGGCACTGTGAGACTGTGTGAGAAGGGGCTGGGTAGTTTTAGGGCATCCTGGACACAGAAAGGGCCTGATGTAATAACCCAGGGATCTTCACCCCACAAACCCTTTGGGTAGCCTGGCCAGATGCCagacagaaggcaaaggcagcccTCACATTTAGGTGAATAGTGGGGTTGGGCATAGTTTACAAGTCTGGCTCCCGTGAAGCATCGGAGCTGAGGTAAAATAGCTGAGGTTAGACCCGATGTTGGATAGCTGAGGTTAGACCAGAGCCAGTGGTGCGGTTCCagttccccttccttcctccgcCCTCTGTCCTCTTCCTGACTCTCACCAGAAAACCTTTCTGGATCTTCCAGATTTTCTGAGTTCAGCTTTTCCCTGTCCCCCTgtgctcccctctcccctcccgtCCTGCCAACCTAtagccctctttcctctcttgctGCCAGGACTGGTCTGGGGTGGGTGCCCTAGGGTTAGCCAAGATTTCTCCTCTGTTCCTTTCTTAAATCCTGAAGCTGGAGGTTTTCTAGACCCTAGGCAGCGGGCTCACTGGAACAAGGGTGGCCTCCGAAAAGAACCTTCAGTTAGCCAGCTCACCTCTCTTCTCTACCCTCTGCCCTGGAGGGCAGGTGGTGTGCGGCAAGCATGTGGAACAGTGGCTCCCATCCTGGTTCTCACAGAAGTAGCCTGGGATGCATCTGCACACAGTGTCCTTCCAGCTGGAGCACTCCTGCCAGGTCAGCAGGCCCATGTCTGCCGTCAGAGACAAGGCCATGGGAGCACCAGCACGGGATTTGGGGGAGCACCCTTCCTCCAGTCTTCCCAGTGTACCCAGGTCCGATTCTGCACAGCTTCACTTGCCAGAGGCTACCTACCACCTGCACATGTGGTACCAGGTTTGTCCTATAGGGGGAGCCAGACATAGCACAATGGCTCTGAGCAGGGGGCTTGGTTGAGGACTGATAGGGTCACAGAGTGGTTTGATGTCCAGGACCTGGGTTTTGACCAAGTCTGAATTGTCCTTGCCTCTGTTTTCTCCCACTCCAGGAAGCAGGACTTCCAATCTATGTGCCCACAGCCCTGGAAGTGTGGAGTTGATAGGCTCTGCCATCCAGCAGAGTGCCCTGGTGACTCTCGGAATCTCAGTATCCCATCAATGGGAATCAGCAGCCTTCTGCCTCTAGGTCTGAGCCGACAGTGTATGGGAATTGTGCGAATAGGTACAGAGTCACTCGGACCCCATGAGGGCACTCTGTGTGAGTATAGAGGTTCCCCTTCTCTAAGGGTGAGGTCATCTCCATTTGCACACTGTGATAGACATGGGGTCACCCTCAGTAGGGGGTGAGGACAACCCTCCTCACACTCTATGAGTAAGCACGGGGTTATCCTTGTGGGGAGTGTGAGGCTGCTCGATTTATTACGGGCACTGTAATAAATCCAGAGTCATCCAAGGCTAGTATATGGAGAGCGTGGGGCTGTGGTGGGAACAGAAGCGCTGGCTACCTTATAGCTTCGAACATTCTGGGACCTGTGTCCCCATCCAAGTCTGCCCAGGCCCAGGCAGCCATCAGTCTATGAGTGAGCTTTTCCTGGGTTCCTTCAtatcaagggaaaaaaatatataatggctACATTGATCCCCAGTGATGTCCCACCCCATGTAAGAGCTCCTTCACGGGCAGGGAAACTGAAGCCGGAAAGAGACTCTCATCACCCACATGAACCAGATaaatggggagaaaaagaagcagGCAATAGGATCTCAGTGATGGgcatggggggggcggggggggagagACACACCCTGAGAACCTGCCCACAATAGCAGGAAGGTCAGGCTGCGGTTCCCTCTGAGAGTTGCCCTCTTCTAGAACCAATGCCTGAGCTTAAGTGCTCCAGCAGACCCCACCTCCTCAGGTGCTCCTACCTGGATCACAGACTCCGCAGGGCAGGCACTTGCTCAGGCCATTTGCATGGGCGGTATATGTCTGTGGGGGACAGGGGGCACACACTGTGCCTGTATGCTCACTGCAGACCTGCTTCACATGGTAACCTGCAGCCAGGACCCACAGTTCCTCAGAAGGGTTGGAGGTTAACCCACAGAAACCTTCCCAGTACCCTCACGTGGGTCCAGCAAGTAAAGCCCCACAGGACTTGTTGGCCTTCTGTCTGCCCTCTATGAGCAATTCAGAAACACAGAGGTGGGGCTTCCTAAATCCCTCAGAACTGGTTCTGACCCCAGCCCACTTTCAGTCTCAGTCTCTGGTTATACTGACATAAACCCTGCCCTATCCCCCGGGCCCACCCCAGGCAGTGAACTTCAAAGGTTCCAGACGCTGAGGACTATCCCTGAACTGAACACTATGTAGCCCTTTGACTGAGGACCCAGAGGCCCGGAGGCTCAGGACAGGAGTTCCTCCCTGGCACAGCCCTGCCTCCTGGGAGCTCCCACCTGGGTTGCACATGGGGCAGCACTCTTCTCCCACAGGGAACTCCTCCTGTCTGCACGAGGGCTGGGCAGAGATGCGCTGCAGCAAGTTCAAAAGGAAGACACATGGCACCTGGGAGAGGGGATGAGTGCTGGAGGGGAGGACTACCTCCATCCCTATggctcccccccacacacacctcccgACTCCACCAGGCTGGTCCAGGCCCTCAGTGCATGCTCTGCTTCTTGAGGTGAGGAAACAGCACAACTTCAGTGTCTCTGTAGGAGGGGCTCAGGCCCAGGCCTGCTTAACCTGCCTTCTGCCTTCATTGCCTGACAGTGTAAGACCTGAGAGGCAGCAGGGTCAGCTGGGGCTGGGAACAGGCTCTTCAGAATCCTAGGGACAGCTGACCCATGGTTAGTATATCCGACTTGAGCAAACAGGATAGACACTCTGGCTCCTGCTAGCCTGCCCTGATCTCTGTCTCCACTCTGTGAGGGTGCTTATTCTCAGGGACAGAGATACCTATGGTTGGCCTCTTGCTACAGGGCCTGTCCAGAGACAGCCAGGGGTCTGCCAAGGGCTACTATGCTCACGGCACCACCTCCTGCCCTTGAAAGAGAGCCATAGTAGGTGCCTGTGAGTGGAGGCCCGGGAGTGGAG is a window of Mus caroli chromosome 4, CAROLI_EIJ_v1.1, whole genome shotgun sequence DNA encoding:
- the Tnfrsf14 gene encoding tumor necrosis factor receptor superfamily member 14 isoform X4; this translates as MCNPGYHVKQVCSEHTGTVCAPCPPQTYTAHANGLSKCLPCGVCDPDMGLLTWQECSSWKDTVCRCIPGYFCENQDGSHCSTCLPHTTCPPGQRVEKRGTHNQDTVCADCLTGTFSLGGTQEECLPWTKCSTFQQEVTRGTSSTDTTCSSLVYYYVGFILLALIVGPGIAGFCIYKRRHLHTSPVARELEPFQQEQQENTIRFPVTEVGLAETEEETASNCTNSG
- the Tnfrsf14 gene encoding tumor necrosis factor receptor superfamily member 14 isoform X1, producing the protein MEPLPRWGPSPWSQAPTDNTFRLVPCVFLLNLLQRISAQPSCRQEEFPVGEECCPMCNPGYHVKQVCSEHTGTVCAPCPPQTYTAHANGLSKCLPCGVCDPDMGLLTWQECSSWKDTVCRCIPGYFCENQDGSHCSTCLPHTTCPPGQRVEKRGTHNQDTVCADCLTGTFSLGGTQEECLPWTKCSTFQQEVTRGTSSTDTTCSSLVYYYVGFILLALIVGPGIAGFCIYKRRHLHTSPVARELEPFQQEQQENTIRFPVTEVGLAETEEETASNCTNSG
- the Tnfrsf14 gene encoding tumor necrosis factor receptor superfamily member 14 isoform X2, with amino-acid sequence MEPLPRWGPSPWSQAPTDNTFRLVPCVFLLNLLQRISAQPSCRQEEFPVGEECCPMCNPGYHVKQVCSEHTGTVCAPCPPQTYTAHANGLSKCLPCGVCDPDMGLLTWQECSSWKDTVCRCIPGYFCENQDGSHCSTCLPHTTCPPGQRVEKRGTHNQDTVCADCLTGTFSLGGTQEECLPWTKCSTFQQEVTRGTSSTDTTCSSLVYYYVGFILLALIVGPGIAGFCIYKRRHLHTSPVARELEPFQEQQENTIRFPVTEVGLAETEEETASNCTNSG
- the Tnfrsf14 gene encoding tumor necrosis factor receptor superfamily member 14 isoform X3, translated to MEPLPRWGPSPWSQAPTDNTFRLRISAQPSCRQEEFPVGEECCPMCNPGYHVKQVCSEHTGTVCAPCPPQTYTAHANGLSKCLPCGVCDPDMGLLTWQECSSWKDTVCRCIPGYFCENQDGSHCSTCLPHTTCPPGQRVEKRGTHNQDTVCADCLTGTFSLGGTQEECLPWTKCSTFQQEVTRGTSSTDTTCSSLVYYYVGFILLALIVGPGIAGFCIYKRRHLHTSPVARELEPFQQEQQENTIRFPVTEVGLAETEEETASNCTNSG